The genomic DNA GATTTCTGCACCATCCTTCTGCTGgagccacaaacacaaacacaaacacacatacaggcacgcaCGAGAACACGAGACACATAGCAGACAGAATAGGCTAGTGAGATTAGGGTAAAAGTAAGAGACAGGGTTGCAGACTAAAATAGTCAAGATCACCCGTCACAAAATGACTTTGTATTTATTCTGTAAAATGCTTCCTCATTTCCCATTATatcaataacaacaacagaGAGATTCAGAATCATTTCTGGCTTGAACCCAACTTTTTTATGGGCCTTTTAATTTGCTAAAACTACTTTTCCCATTAAGTGCACAATGTCTGAACCTGTCAACATTTTGACACGTGGCAACACGGAAATGcgttataaatataaatatttaagaaTTTCATCTAAACGACTGTTAGAACATCAGAGGTCACCGCTGATGGTGCTCATAATGGTGTTCATAGCAAGCACATAATCACGAATACAAAATCGACGAAAGACCATTTGAAATTGCTGGAATTACCTTCTATATTAAATCGTATCCCACAAAAAGCAACAGACACTCTCTTAAAAGCATTCCAACGAGATCCACCTGTTCCTAATCCCACTCCTCCCACACGCTCAGAGGATCAGTGCGCATGGccgtttttaaatgtttttcacgTTTAAGCATAATAGAAGAAAATACTGCAGCGACAGCACGACTCTAATGACTACCTTATTCATGTAATCAGCGTTATGACACGTCTAAGCCTGCAGCAACCTGACACAGGCTGACCACAGTGAGCGAATGCTTCTGCACTCCGAGAGCAATTGCCGTATGGTCGTGCTGATTGCGaaaaaatgatcattttgaatGAACATTTCCGTATAAATTAGATTATATGTGCGCGTCATAATTTATCTATTTATATATGTTAAGTTGCCCGAGCGCCGTATACTTCCGACAACCTTTTCTTTTGATATAGCACCACACGTTAAGAACACTGAAACATTGTGACTTTTATGATACAATATACACGCACAGTGTCAGTGAGGTATATCAATTACAATTACTgactttcatttatattttatgatcAATTAAACCATTTCATCGCGCTGACTGTCGGTGGAACTAATTATAATTATTCTTTTTGATGGTTTTGAGCCTGATAAGTTCCGCAGCGTCAATAAATTGAACAGCCGCGCGGGAAACCACAACTTTACCCTGCAATGCGATGATTGAGGTGCATCTACATTCACCGCCACTGCTGTCTGACCCTCTGATATTATTCTGCCACAGCGAACCACCAAGCACATCTAGCGAGCGCAACACCAGCAGAACAGACAACATTAGTGATGAACGGATTTACCTGCTGTGATGGGAGCTAATGTGAGGTTTCAAACAGCTGGTTTACGCTTTCTTCGATGCGTAGGCTTTAGCCGAAGTGCAGCTCCGCTCAGAACTAGGGTCGCCTCCCTGTAACAGGTTCTACAGGGACAATGTCTGGCACTGCGTAATCGTCATGGTTCAATTAATCTTTAACCCCTGTCGGCATAATATAACCCGACTTATGTCATCGCATGTAGCGGAAAGTGCTTTGACTGAAACAAGAAGTGATGAATGTAAGGAGCCTATTTGCACTTTATCCTAAATAAGACATTAAAGtgttgttaatttatttaacataatgaaacataacataatggcaagaacaggccattcatgGTAGCAATGATCACCTTTTCCTACTACTAAAGTGTGCTTACtatactgcttagtttgcccaaaagctaaatagtatttAGCACTGAACCAAGCCTGGCCTCCCAGTGTTTTTTTCCTcaactacatgtcctggcaagctattccacacaatgACCGCACTGTGTGAAAAAAGCCTTCCTAATATCTGAAATTTATCCGTTGGCAATTTTCATTTATGCCCCCTTGTTATGCTCactgaactcaccctgaagaatcgcctgtagttcactttgttaatccatttaatgcatttaaaagcaTCAATCAAATCatagtctccttttactaagctaaAAGATATTAAGCATCTTACATCTTTCCTCATAACGTTTATTCTTTATACATAGAATCAATCCAGTTGCCCTTCTCTTTGCTTCCATGTGGGATAATCCATGAATTACAGCCTTTCTTTATACAGAGCCGTAGTTATTGGACAAATAAAATTAACATAATATCAAAGGGCTCAtatttaatacttggttgctagaggatctctccatttccctaagGGATACCACACTGATGCCATCACCCTGAGCAtggaacctcggcatggtgatggacagcagactgtccctctccgagaacattgcggcggtgacccgttcatgcaggttcttcctgtacaacatacggtgaatccgcccctttctcaccccctactcaacccagctcctggtccaagcgatggttttgtccctcCTGGACTACTGctattccctcttggctggcctcccagcatccgccatcagacccctccaacttatccagaatgcagcagctcatctggtcttcaaccttcccaaatattcACATGttacccccctgcttacttccctccactggttgcctgtcatggctcgcatcaaattcaaaacattggtgctagccttccaaaaaaaataaaaatacaaaaaatcaaattgaaattgtacttccctctagggtctttcagcgcacttatccctggttgtgggtatgcactttgttgtacgtctgccaaatgccattaatgtaatgtaatgtaatggaagtcCCCCAAAGGACGTCTtctatttagacgtaggcatttcaaatttgttgtaaaaccTTTTTGGCCATGAATTCTCAAGATAATTATTTGCCAAAGCATAACAGTGTCAGTGgccatattgaaaatgctactttTTTGTTACGCAGGGAACAAGCTGTACActgttggaaacgtaatgtcattagctaacaTGCTCCTCAGTCGTTACTTTAATGTAACattgcaaatgcaaacatttcacataaAACATAGTGTTTTGTTATTAATATATGATGGTATGGGCTGAGCTTGCACGTATCAAGACTTCTTTCCCCCCATGTCTTTATAACCCCTACTGGTATGGCATATTGCAAGAAATGATAGCTAGATAGCTCGCTAGCTATGAAaagtattacaaaataaaaactgtagacaataaaaaaatgtattcaaccaGGCCAAACCTGAATATGGATGAGCAGcactccccttccctccccgaACGCCGGAAAAATAAAATGGGCGGGATCTGCACTAGGGAAGCATGCTGGAAAAAGCAATATGAGCCCACATTGCCTGGACAGGGAGTTTTCTATGCAAATACTGCATTGAGCgaaactgtgtttttttttgtgccattctGCATCCCTCTGTATATTTATTCACCTCATGTTGGTACAATGTGAATTTGATGAGGCTCGTTGTGAAACATGTGGGTGACTGCCAAAGCCCTTTGTACCTAACCAGCAATTTAGCCCTGTGAACGCCTCCCACTAAAAATGGTCTTACAATAATGTTTAACTGGACCTGACAACAGTGAGTGACTAATGTCAGATTAGGAAGACTGCAATAAAGGTGACAGGTTCCCTGAGTAGAGGTGTATCCAGTGTTGAATAGTTTAGTAaggaaaatgcagtattttacactttaTAAAACCCATAAAATGCCTTTGTTTCCATGTGTCTTTTGGAgactccaaatgtcctttttggaaaagtgTCAAGatatagattagaaaaaacaatgcagaatgctcattttttggtgatattgtcctcatttgtgcagtgttgtgacttggctccattgtgtttctaagcataccagccacagctacaataatctgtggtcaaaaacagaaaaaccttTCAGTGCGAAAAAAAGTGTCCACTCTGTGTCTACTGTGCTTGAGCTTCTGTAACCTTGTTTAAGtaatgttttgaaaacaaaGGGTTGCCTTTCAGgagacaccaggattatgcctgtagtcaaaagggctCAAaggaatagtaaccattttattatgGGTATGTCGTTtgcaagcttgtgtcaagaaaaggggcaatattGAAGTGGTTAAACAAATGGGGTTAAACCACTGACtgtggctctctcaacctgcctgCTCATCATCCCTCCGTTTATTTGGCTGAAATCTTTATGTCCTTCACctcctcagctgatgtgtggtgagcattccgCCTTATCCAAGTGGATGCTAACCATTGAGGGGTCTCTGGATCAGAAAGGTTTAAAATCCCTACACTAGTCCACCACCCTTGGCACATGGAGTTGCCTTAGAGTATATAATATGGACCCGCAGCCAGGGATTCCTGTTATTTACGGCGCACGTGGTTCCCGcaggctctgattggtcagagaCCGAACGAGCCTCACGGCGGTGAACTGTTCAGAGTCGGATGAATACAGGACAGCCGCCCGGGAGGCAGTCGCCGCTACAACCTCTCTTCTGCAACAACCGAGAATAGCGGAGAAATTCACAGCGGTGGCCCCTAGTCCCGAGTGCAGTATAAATTAACTGGgagtgattatttatttttcgttTGATCTCGTACGAGTACAAGTAtgactttaaaaaaaggcaaCTAGGTGATGTGAAAAAACAGGAGAATTTAAAACGATCAAAGTGTTATTATCAAGTTCATGTTAATTTTGCAAATGGTCACTATTATGTTTTGAGACAAAATCTGTGTGCAGCATAGCATATTCGACATTAAACTTTGCCGCTGAGTACATTTGACGAGTGAAACGATGGGGTCTAGACTCAGCAGGCGGGGCAGCCTGGACaatgaaattataatttcaAAGAGGAGACGCAAGTGCGTGGAGAGCTGCGGGGAAGCCGCCGGCAGCGGAGGTTGTGTTGGTGGAGATTTTGTCTTTACTTCCTTGATACTCAATTCCGACAAGCTGCCGGAGATTCTGCGGAAGAGCCGCCCCAACCCGTACGTCCAGAGGGTGACTTGGGTCCGCGAAATACAAAAGCTTCTGCGCGAACATGAGGTGGAACGGGCGCGCGACGTGCTCAAATTACTCAGAAAGGTAGTAAAACAAGTGTGAGTTGCCTCGGTGTTGTAAAATACGTCATGCAGATCATGGCAATTTACCGTCAGTCAAACAAGTTTGGAGGTGTCTGGAAGGAATTTAACATGTATTACTGAAGAAGATAAAAGGGAGTCATGCTGGCTGTTGGCACAATCGAATGAAATAGGGTTTGTGCAATTTATGAACGTTTGAAAATGTCAGTCGTGAGGTTCTGTAGAAAATGGAAGCGAAGTAAAATGGTTACGTACGTGTCCCCCAGTAAACGGCCTATTGCACGTTTGATTATGTCAAGAAAGTAGAAGATCAGACAAATTGATAGAAACGGAATTGTTTTGTTGATCAAGTTGAAAAGAAGTTAAACAACCTCTACTGCATAAACATGACATATTTTACAATTTAAtgcaaaaaatactttttatgtatttatatgaattaaataaataaaactgtaagTGTGGCATTGTGCAAAAGGTTTGGCGTCCTGTCAGTCAGTACTTTTTGACGCCTCTGGCAGAAATCTGAGCtcatattattttatgattCCTCTTCCCATTCATACTTGCAGGACCCTTCTTGTTCAGAAATGTTTTCAGGTCTTCTTGCATGCATTGCCTATTGGAGCTCACTGCAAAGACTTTGCATGATATTCATTTAAATAGTTCATAATTGACTTTGAGCAATGTTAATtaactgtaaaaatgaccaACATATGGCTAAATTGCAATGCGGGCAGGCTTAGGTAAAACAGCCTTACAAATCAATCAATATCATTTTCATGACTTTCCCCATTGATTTTATTACGTGGTAGTCAGCAGGCTAAATCTGCTGGTCACCTTTAGCCCTGATGTCCTCTGTCTAACGAGGTGACGCACCATAGAGCTTATGTAACATCACAGGCGCAGGAGCTTATGACAGGTGGATGTCAggacggcagagtctctgaccactttcaaacgcagactcaAGACTCaactcttcaggctgcacctttccctccctacctcaccaccatgattagccttgtatatgccatagattataatggcacttctATATAGTTATaaatagatattgttgtattgtattagatattgtgtTGTTgaactcagggtattctagctgccaactgtggtatgctagtttaagttgatgtattcttcaagggttccaggGTCACAAAGTTGAGCCTAAATTGCCAGCAACTTCTGTTAGGGTTAGCGTTTTACAATTGCAGCCAAAAGCACCTTAATGATTAAATGGTAGGTTTATGGTTGTGCTTTTGAAACTCCTTTGAAtatgttctaaaaaaaaatgtgtgaccCTATCTTATAATAAACTGCAAGCAGGAATCATTGAAAGTTCCTTGCCAGTCattgtgtgtgaatattttCAAAGCCTCTCTATGAATAAATTCTGATAGCCTGAGACCAGTCTCTCTGGTCTTggtgtgattttttaaaatgcttcATCTCCTGCAACATTTTAACTAACAGGTGATCtcaccacactctctcaccacaACAAGCACTTACTCACAAGTCTTTGCAAGACTTTTACAAATCTGTCCATTTGCCTCCTCGGTAGACCAATGCGACATGGATTGGTTGCATGAACACGAATAAAGACACATGAGGTAATGTGGCTAATGTTGTCTAAACAGATGACAATATCAATGTGCttattgacaaaaacatcaTAATGCGTGTGTTGTTGACTTAAGGAGAGGGTTCTTGTTTGTGCTGAAAGCAACATCACCATGGTATGCAAGAGACAGCAGGCTGGGTGCTGATACATGGCTTCTCTCTAACGGTCTGCAGTGATGGGCCTGGAACTCAAAATGTGGATTTCTTGGCAACTTGGCAACTTTTCATATCGCATGATATGTGACTTTGCCATTATGGACATTTCCCATGCATTGCCATGTATGCCATTTTGTCATGCATAACACTCTGGTAGTGCCGTGACGACAGTACTGTGTAGCTACCATCATTTGCAGCAGGCTGGGTGAAATCTGTGTTTTGGCCTGACCtgactcccctcctctctcacccccacagGACCTGGGTCTGGAGGGCACCTCCCTGAACGATGTCCTGCACAGGAATGGCACCTCCCTCAACCTGGTGGACCCCATTTCCCACCAGCTCCTGCTCTCCCTGGCCCGGGATCTTCAGTGTCCCAGACTGGTGAGTCCCTCGTCTGCGCTGGAGTCATTCTGCTTCCCCGGGGAGAGAGCTGCGCCCTTAGGCCCGGAGAATGTGAACAAACATCTCACTACCAAAATGGGAAAAACCAAATCAAACATTGGGGGCTCCCCAACTCAAAATTGCATCATTGAGCTTGTCCCTCCAAGAGTACAGTGAGTCTGAATCAGTCAATGTTACTGCTGCAATAGTTATTTCTTGTAAGGGCCCACAGGTTACCTGTTACTGTGTTATACACCTCTCCTTGTATCAGcactagctctcctgtagtactgtgtgtggcctgtaggggtTGAAATAGTCATTGTCTCTCCTGTAGAACTGTGTGGGGCCTGGAGGGTGGAAAATAGTCACTGACTCTCCTATAGTACTGTGTATGGCCTGTAGGGATTGAAATAGTCCATCACGCCCCTATAGTACTGTGTGATGTTCAGGGTGTGAAATAGTCCCTTATTGTCCTGTAGAACTATGTAACTATGTAGGGTGTGGAAAagtcactggctctctgtgATACTATGGGACCTGACTCTCTTGTAGTATATGTTTGGGTAAAAGTCTCAGGATTTGCCTTCTGAACTGTAGAGTGTATGCTGTGAATCCCAGTTCACAGGCTTATTCAGCTcactaaaaacaaataaaatgaggaCCTGAGGTGCTGGGATGAGGTGTGCtgttggggctggggctggggtgggtgtgtgtctctttCAGTCGCTGAGCCGTGGAGATGTTTCAGATACTTTCCTCTGCGCGTTCACCACGGCCAGAGAACGCTGGAGACTCACATGGACAGGTCTGGTGGCGGTGGAGCCATGCACCTGTTTTTGCTGCTCGGGGGGAGGTGCTGAgcgagaggtgggggggggggggggggctcttatAGCTAGGTTTCCATCTGCTGTCACAGacagttatttttaaataatgatcTTAAGTGGGTCAGCGTTTGGCCACTCAGACCCACGGTGCTCTGAGAGCAGCTGGCGCTCTCTGCCGTGTGAAACCCAGCCAGCACGCTCATCTGCACGGCTCCATTCCTGAGGTAACTGAGCAGAATGCTCTGCGTCGCCTTCACCCGGCCACTCCGAGCAAAAACCAGGGCAGCACGTACCACACGTCTTAAAGCAAGGCTACACTCTCACTTAGCAGAAGGCCCCAAAGAAGGCATTGGGTcaaatttaaaagtaaaaaaaaaaggattattgCGTGCTACAATTTTTTTGTGGCCCTGTCTTTTAATAAATTGCAAGAAGGAATAATTGAAAGGTCCTGCAAGTCATTGTGTGTGGATATTTTCAAAGCCTCTCTATGAATAAATACTGATGGCCTGAGACTAGTCTCTCTGGTCTTGGTGTCATCTTTTTAATGCTTCTCCTGCAACATTTTAACTGACTGGAGGTCTCACCTCGCTCTCCTGCCCCTTCCACATCTCACCACAACAAGCACTTAGCCACAAGTCCTTGCGCTTATCCATTTCCCTGAAACTCTGCATGcatgaaaacactgaaaataaaaggtGGAGTTTTTTGTCCCTTAATATATCCTCTTTAATCTACTTGAGCAAAGCTAGAATAGACATGTCTAAGGGCTGGTAGCTCCTGATAATCAGATAACCTCTGTGAGTAAGGTAGCTCTctggtatgtttgtgtgaggtgGGTGGGGATAGGGGGTGGATAGGGTTGACATGGTGAAATATGGCTCTAGGGATGGATTTGTGCTTTTGGAATCAGGTTCAGAACAGTAATCCTGTCCCTGCTGGTGCCATCTGAGCAGGGattagtaatgtgtgtgtttgtgtgtgcgtgtgttatgtTGTGGGATTGTGTGAGCGTACGTGTAAGGTTCTGAAaggttatgtgtgtgcatgcaaggtGCAACCAGTATGTGTCAAAGAAGAGGGGTCGCATGCTGTTGGTAATGGTATAATGGCATTATGAAGGCGTTTGTGTGTTACAGGACCCGGAGCAACTCAAGAGCTCCAATAAGATCTGCAGGCAGCTGATCTACCACCTGACCCCCCACTCCAAATGGCTCCAGCAGGGCAAGGctgggcagggcggggcagggcagggggcaTGGCAGGGGATGCCCAAAAGGAAGCCTCAAGCCTGGTGAGTCCATggacctgtctgtctgtgtctctgagcCTTCTGCTCACAGACCCACCGCCTGAAACGCAGAGAAACATGAGTTTCACAAGCCCTTAAAACATCCTGTCCACTAAAACAGACCATTCAGAGGCCTGTGTCCAACGTAAAGCATCAAACAGGAACAGGGGTCCCACTAGATCAGTACacccaatttatttattcatcagctATTGGTGCACACCAGCATCGTGAAATGTCTGGTGTTAATTCAACTGTAAGTGTACATATGACTCCCAACAGATTCATGACTAGAAGaatatttatatgtgtgtttgatgCATGCTGATCATTCACATGGACCCATGACAGCACAACAACAAATAATATTGCAAATAATTATTGGGAGCATATCCTACAGGTGCGTTAAAAATGACTGCCacaccatttttttttgtagatatAAGATTAGCGTGAGACAGAAAATGTTGGCTACCCTAGGTGTAGATGGTGCAGTCTGGGTTGACCAGCGGTGGTGCTCCCATGTTTGTGCATTCACTCACTGGAATGCAAGGTGAGGAATGCTCTGCTggactctgtttgtgtgtggacaCCTCAGTGCTGTAATCCTCACTAATCTGAGGGACAATATGCAGGAGCAGCTGCATGTCTGAGAATAACCACAGCTGATTTAGAGTAACCCCCcccaactctcacacacacacacactgcgtggCTGACCTGGAGTAACCCCCTGGCATACACCTCAGCAGCAGTGGGACAGTCACAGATTCTTTAGCCCCAGCAGATATTCAGCTGCTCCATATCCTTAACGCTGAGGTGAAAGTTTCAGGTTTCAACACCAGTTTAGGGTCCATGCTTCTgcattctgtctgtgtgtctgacctcCTTCACCTTCATGCGATCTCacttcctcctcccctccatcTCCAACTCTGTGGATTAGGTGCCTTAAAGGGGCAGTACACCCAAAACTGTGAGTAGCATCTGTCCATTCAGATAGTTCTGCTGAAAGTTGTTGCGCTTTATGTATGTGCTGTAGTTCACCctggtaaaagaaaaaaaaattacattagaAAAATTGATATGGCACGAACATCCACAGAGTTTATTTTCTGCAAGGTTCCATCAAACTAGTTACTCCATAAAACCAGTATACCGTACGTCAGCTGTGTAGCGGGCTGGTGGACTAGGTGGTAACGGGACTCTGGTGGAATGCGACATAATAACAGGGTGCAATAAATGTTGAACAACTTTTCAGCTTCCAACA from Conger conger chromosome 12, fConCon1.1, whole genome shotgun sequence includes the following:
- the LOC133105483 gene encoding leucine-rich repeat-containing protein 75B-like, which produces MGSRLSRRGSLDNEIIISKRRRKCVESCGEAAGSGGCVGGDFVFTSLILNSDKLPEILRKSRPNPYVQRVTWVREIQKLLREHEVERARDVLKLLRKDLGLEGTSLNDVLHRNGTSLNLVDPISHQLLLSLARDLQCPRLDPEQLKSSNKICRQLIYHLTPHSKWLQQGKAGQGGAGQGAWQGMPKRKPQACVKTALQQRPPGDTLDLSSLPLSSQDLQRLAHYLHGNSAGVTALDLSFTGLRDEQLGALLPALAALPRLAALALNGNRLTRAGARLLTEALKDPGRCPRLAWVDLGNNADICALPQPLLLALRRRLGPRSGLPAIQERRAEEEQEEEVQAEEELWDRLEVEEVSCRVEVVAQPLSITVPCCER